TGAATATAGTACACGCCATAGATGTATTCAATTTCTGTCGGTGATAGCGAATGTAACTGAACAGCGGCAATGAGCCGGTCTTCGTCATTTACCTTCCGCGGCTTCGCGTCGCCATGTCTGCAACCGTGTCCTTACCGATGGCGAGATCACGGACGATCCACCGATAGCTACGGCCTTCTTCAACAAAGGCTCGTACCTTCGGAGCTGGCCGGTCCGATGCGGTCTTTGTCCGGGCTGGCGTCCCCGTTTTTTCCAACGCGATTTGGCAACCCCCAGCTAGAATTCACGCGTTGGCTGAGAATGGCGGCCCGCGTATAAGTTAGCACCACCGCGTTTTCGGAGCCGGCTTCAAAGGCATCCTCGGCATTCATTCAAGTGGAAGATTTTGCATCCGAAAGGACGCACGTTTCGTGCCAGTAGGCAAAGGCGATGCGACTATCGCGGACAGCAAAAGCGCCACATCCTCGCCGGCCCGATGGATCGCGCCATTCGAGTACTACGCTAGCACCTATTTCGTATATCACCGCTGGAATGCAGGTCATTCCCGCCACCGCGAAATCCCGCTCAAACATTTTTTGGATTGCAGAGCGACCTTCGACGCAATGCTGCCTTGCCGGAAGGTGAAGAGCGTCTTCACGGTACAGTTCTGCAACGGCGACCGCGTCACACCTATTGAAGCGTCTAACCCACTCTTCGACCAGCTCCCGCGACTCCATCAGGATGTTCCTTTCGTCGGCCAGTATCATCGGAGCACGCCCTGAACTACGGCTCCGTGACAGTGATAGGAGCACTCGAAACGCCGTCGTCATTTCTTCAAAGACGATGGCCCACCTCGCCCTTGCAAGACACCTTGGTACGGGCATCATAGACACCGAGGATCGCCTCGCCGGCATCGATGGCGATGCGTTCGAGCACCTCGCACAAGGACGTCATTTCTCCTCCATCATCTGGTCGAGATATTCCTCGATCTTGAGGGCCAGCGAGATCGGCTCGTGGCTGACCGTATGAAGGTGAAGTTCCGGATTTTCGGGCGCCTCATAGGGCGAAGAAATGCCGGTGAAATTCGCAATCTTGCCCGCCAGCGCCTTTTCATAAAGGCCCTTGGGGTCGCGTCGCGCGCATTCTTCCAGGGGCGTATCGACGAATATCTCGATGAACTCGCCCTTCTCCATCAGTTCGCGCGCCATGCGCCGTTCGTCGCGGAACGGAGAAATGAAGGACACAAGCACGATCAGGCCGGCATCGGCCATCAGCTTCGCCACTTCCGCCACGCGCCGAATGTTTTCCACCCGGTCCTCGTCGGTGAAGCCAAGGTCTCGGTTAAGACCGTGGCGCACATTGTCGCCGTCGAGCAGATAGGTATGTTTGCCCCGCGCATGCAGAACCTTGTCGAGAGCATTGGCGATCGTCGACTTTCCGGAACCGGAGAGCCCGGTGAACCAAAGGACGGCGGGTCGCTGGTTCTTAATCGCGCTCCGTGCGCCCTTGTTGACGTCGGTCGCCTGCCAATGGACGTTGTCGGCGCGACGCAGCGGGAAATCGATCATCCCCGCACCGACCGTCGCATTGGAAATCCGGTCGACGATTATGAAGTTGCCCGTCGTCCGATCATCCTTGTATGCGTCGAAGACGATCGGCGCCTGGGTCGAGATATTGCAGACGCCGATTTCGTTCATCTGCAGCGACTTCGCCGCCTCGCGCGCGAAGCTGTTGATGTTGACCTGGTGCTTCAGCGCGGTAACGGTCGCATTCACGCTGTCCGTCTCCGTGCGCAGGATATAGCTTCGCCCGGGGATCATCGGGCTCGGATCGAACCAGATCATGTGCGCCTGGAACTGGTCAGCGACGAAGGGTCTGGCCCCCGGCGCGGCCAACATGTTGCCGCGGGAAGCCTCGACCTCGTCCGAAAGCACCAGCGTGACCGCTTCGCCTTCCACCGCCTTCCGCACTTCGCCGTCATAGGTGACGATGCTCTTGATCGAGGTACGCTGCCCCGATTTGGCGACGATCACCTGGTCACCGACCGAAATCTTGCCGGACGCAATCTGCCCCGCATATCCCCGGAAGTTCGCGTCTGGCCGCATGACCAGTTGAACAGGAAAGCGGAACGGCTTCTGTGCCTCCTGGCGATCGAAATCGATCGTTTCGAGATATTCGAGAAGGGCGGCACCCTGGTACCAGGGCGTCTTCTCCGAATTCGCGATGACGTTGTCGCCAAAGCGTGCCGAGATGGGTATCGGCTTGACGGTTTGAAAGCCAAGCTCGCGCGCAAAGCGCAGATAGTCTTCCGCGATCCTCTCGAAGACCGTCTGGCTGTAGCCGACGAGGTCGATCTTGTTCACTGCCAGCACGACATGGCGGATGCCGAGCAGCGACGCAATGTAGGAGTGGCGTCGTGTTTGCGGGAGAACCCCCTGACGGCTGTCGATGAGGAGCACCGCGAGAGCCGCGGTCGAGGCCCCGGTAACCATGTTGCGCGTATATTCTTCGTGCCCGGGAGTGTCCGCGACGATGAACTTGCGCTTCGAGGTCGAGAAATAACGATAGGCCACATCGATGGTGATGCCCTGTTCGCGCTCGGCCTCGAGGCCGTCCAACAGAAGGGCGAGATCGATGTCGTCGCCATTCGCGCTGCGCTGCGCGCCGACGCGCCCCAGATTGGCAAGCTGGTCCTCATAGACCAGCTTCGCATCGAAAAGCAGCCTGCCGATCAATGTCGACTTGCCGTCATCCACCGAACCGCAGGTTATAAATCGAAGGATCGACTTGTTGTCCTGATCGGCCAGGTGCGCCGCAATATCGAGCGGCGCAAGAGAAGGAAGATAGGACATCAGAAGTAGCCCTCCCGCTTCTTTTTCTCCATGGCACCGGCCTCGTCCCGGTCTATGAGACGGCTCTGTCGCTCGGAGGTCCGTGTCGTCAGCATTTCGCGCAATATGTCGGCGACGGTCGCAGCTTCCGACTCGATCGCGCCCGTCAGCGGATAGCAGCCGAGCGTGCGGAAGCGCACAAGCCGTTCGCTCACGCTTTCCTCCGGCTGAAGAGGCATGCGATCGTCGTCGACCATGATCAGCATGCCATCACGCTCAACGACCGGGCGTTTCGCCGCAAAATAAAGCGGCACGATCGGTACGTCCTCCGTCATGATGTATTGCCAGATGTCGAATTCGGTCCAATTCGAAAGCGGAAACACCCGCATCGTCTCGCCCGGACGAATGCGCGTATTGTAGGTTTTCCAAAGCTCGGGACGTTGGTGTTTCGGATCCCAACCGTGCTGGCCATTGCGGATCGAAAATATGCGTTCCTTGGCGCGCGACTTCTCCTCGTCGCGCCGGGCACCGGCAAGCGCCGCGTCAAATCCATACCTGTCGAGCGCCTGCCGCAAGGCAACCGTCTTCATGACGTGCGTGTGGACATTCGACCCGTGCGAAAATGGCCCGATGCCCTGGTCCAGGCCGTCCTGATTGATGTGGACCAGCAGATCGAAGCCGCGCTCCTTCGCCATCCTGTCGCGGAATTCGATCATTTCGCGAAACTTCCATGTGGTGTCCACATGGAGGAAAGGGAAAGGTGGCTTCGATGGAAAAAACGCCTTCATCGCCAGATGCAACAGGACGGAAGAGTCTTTTCCAATGGAGTAGAGTACAACCGGATTTGAAAAGGTTGCAACAACTTCGCGAATGGCGTGAATTGCTTCAGCTTCAAGTCGCCGAAGATGGGAAAGAGACATATCACTTATCCCTGCGGGACTATAGCGTCATCAAGCTCGAAGAATCTCGCGTAAGGTCCGCCTGCGAAGTGACGCCGCAACTCTTCGAAATTCTCTACCGTTTCCTCCAGCGGCCGCTTTTCCAGGCGCTGAAGAGTAGCGCGGCCAGAAAGTTGCAGCGGCTGAACGCCCAAAAATCGCCAAGTCGTTTCCAAGCATGCCGCGGGTTCAAGAAGAAGCCTCTCGTACTCGATCTCAAGCAAGCTGGTCGAAGCGTAGGAATGCTCGACTCGCGTGTGGAAATCGTCAGCGGCCTTGAAGTAGTCCTCGCAGGAGGCGATCGGCAATTTTACGCGTGGCGGCGGAGCCGTATCGTCATCCGAGCTGAATTTGAGCCACTGGCGGCTTTGCCTTGCCTGCACCAACGAGCGCAGCGACTCCAATGTGTTTCTGCGAGACAAGAGGATGACCTTGAGCCCCGGCCAACGCGCCAGTTCGTCAAAAAAGCCTGGACGTTCATGAAACTGAGGTTCGTTGATCTTGCATCCAACATGCGTGACCTTCTTGTCGCTCCGTGCCGGGAAGCGCAAATAT
The sequence above is drawn from the Sinorhizobium chiapasense genome and encodes:
- a CDS encoding YybH family protein, which produces MILADERNILMESRELVEEWVRRFNRCDAVAVAELYREDALHLPARQHCVEGRSAIQKMFERDFAVAGMTCIPAVIYEIGASVVLEWRDPSGRRGCGAFAVRDSRIAFAYWHETCVLSDAKSST
- the nodQ gene encoding bifunctional sulfate adenylyltransferase/adenylyl-sulfate kinase NodQ, with the translated sequence MSYLPSLAPLDIAAHLADQDNKSILRFITCGSVDDGKSTLIGRLLFDAKLVYEDQLANLGRVGAQRSANGDDIDLALLLDGLEAEREQGITIDVAYRYFSTSKRKFIVADTPGHEEYTRNMVTGASTAALAVLLIDSRQGVLPQTRRHSYIASLLGIRHVVLAVNKIDLVGYSQTVFERIAEDYLRFARELGFQTVKPIPISARFGDNVIANSEKTPWYQGAALLEYLETIDFDRQEAQKPFRFPVQLVMRPDANFRGYAGQIASGKISVGDQVIVAKSGQRTSIKSIVTYDGEVRKAVEGEAVTLVLSDEVEASRGNMLAAPGARPFVADQFQAHMIWFDPSPMIPGRSYILRTETDSVNATVTALKHQVNINSFAREAAKSLQMNEIGVCNISTQAPIVFDAYKDDRTTGNFIIVDRISNATVGAGMIDFPLRRADNVHWQATDVNKGARSAIKNQRPAVLWFTGLSGSGKSTIANALDKVLHARGKHTYLLDGDNVRHGLNRDLGFTDEDRVENIRRVAEVAKLMADAGLIVLVSFISPFRDERRMARELMEKGEFIEIFVDTPLEECARRDPKGLYEKALAGKIANFTGISSPYEAPENPELHLHTVSHEPISLALKIEEYLDQMMEEK
- a CDS encoding sulfotransferase encodes the protein MIHSQPAPAPFVILGMPRTGTHYLEELLNEHPNVLSNGELLNRYDANWPDKDRLMRSDRELLELAYLRFPARSDKKVTHVGCKINEPQFHERPGFFDELARWPGLKVILLSRRNTLESLRSLVQARQSRQWLKFSSDDDTAPPPRVKLPIASCEDYFKAADDFHTRVEHSYASTSLLEIEYERLLLEPAACLETTWRFLGVQPLQLSGRATLQRLEKRPLEETVENFEELRRHFAGGPYARFFELDDAIVPQG
- the cysD gene encoding sulfate adenylyltransferase subunit CysD — protein: MSLSHLRRLEAEAIHAIREVVATFSNPVVLYSIGKDSSVLLHLAMKAFFPSKPPFPFLHVDTTWKFREMIEFRDRMAKERGFDLLVHINQDGLDQGIGPFSHGSNVHTHVMKTVALRQALDRYGFDAALAGARRDEEKSRAKERIFSIRNGQHGWDPKHQRPELWKTYNTRIRPGETMRVFPLSNWTEFDIWQYIMTEDVPIVPLYFAAKRPVVERDGMLIMVDDDRMPLQPEESVSERLVRFRTLGCYPLTGAIESEAATVADILREMLTTRTSERQSRLIDRDEAGAMEKKKREGYF